AGGGCGTGAAGAACCGCAAGCAGGCGCGCAGCCGCTACGGCGCGAAGAAGGTGGGCTGACCATGCCTCGCAAGGGTCCGGCCCCGAAGCGGCCGCTCGTCATCGACCCCGTCTACGGGTCGCCGGTCGTCACGCAGCTCATCAACAAGGTGCTGCTCGACGGCAAGAAGTCCGTCGCCGAGCACATCGTCTACGGCGCGCTCGAGGGTGTCCGCGAGAAGACGCAGGGCGACCCGGTCGTCGTGCTCAAGCGTGCGCTCGAGAACGTCCGCCCCGCGCTCGAGGTCCGCTCGCGCCGCGTCGGTGGCGCGACCTACCAGGTCCCCGTCGAGGTCCGCCCCGTGCGCTCGACGACGCTGGCCCTTCGCTGGCTCACCGACTACTCGCGCGCTCGCCGCGAGAAGACGATGACCGAGCGCCTGATGAACGAGATCCTCGACGCCAGCAACGGCCTCGGTGCCGCGGTCAAGCGTCGCGAGGACATGCACAAGATGGCCGAGTCCAACAAGGCGTTCGCGCACTACCGCTGGTAATCCCGGCTTCCGCGAACCCGAGCCAACCGACAAGGGGCTGAACACGTGGCACTGGACGTGCTGACGGACCTGAACAAGGTCCGCAACATCGGCATCATGGCGCACATCGATGCCGGCAAGACGACGACCACCGAGCGGATCCTGTTCTACACCGGGGTCAACTACAAGATCGGTGAGACGCACGACGGCGCGTCGACGATGGACTGGATGGAGCAGGAGCAGGAGCGCGGCATCACGATCACGTCCGCCGCGACGACCTGCTACTGGAAGAACAACCAGATCAACATCATCGACACCCCGGGCCACGTGGACTTCACGGTCGAGGTCGAGCGCTCGCTGCGCGTCCTCGACGGTGCGGTCGCGGTGTTCGACGGCAAGGAGGGGGTCGAGCCCCAGTCCGAGACGGTGTGGCGGCAGGCGGACAAGTACGAGGTCCCGCGCATCTGCTTCGTCAACAAGATGGACAAGCTCGGCGCCGACTTCTACTTCACGGTCAAGACCATCGTCGACCGCCTGAAGGCCAAGCCGCTCGTCATTCAGCTCCCGATCGGCTCCGAGAACGACTTCATCGGCGTCGTCGACCTGGTCGAGCAGAAGGCCCTCGTGTGGCGCGGCGAGACCGCGCTCGGCGAGGAGTACTCGACCGAGGACATCCCGGCCGACCTCGTGGAGAAGGCGGAGCAGTACCGCGCCGAGCTCATCGAGGCCGTCGCCGAGACCGACGAGGCGCTGCTCGAGAAGTACCTCGGCGGCGAGGAGCTCACGGTCGCGGAGATCAAGGCGGGCATCCGCAAGCTCACCGTGGCGAGCGAGGCCTACCCGGTCCTCTGCGGCTCGGCGTTCAAGAACAAGGGCGTCCAGCCCATGCTCGACGCCGTCATCGACTACCTCCCCACGCCGCTCGACGTGCCTGCCGTGCAGGGCCACGACGTGCGCGACGAGGAGATCGTCGTCGAGCGTCACCCGGACTCGACGGAGCCGTTCTCGGCCCTCGCGTTCAAGGTCGCCTCGCACCCGTTCTTCGGGAAGCTCACCTACGTCCGCGTGTACTCCGGCAAGGTCTCGCAGGGCGCCCAGGTGCTCAACGCGACCAAGGGCAAGAAGGAGCGCATCGGGAAGCTCTTCCAGATGCACTCCAACAAGGAGAACCCGGTCGAGGACGCCACGGCCGGCCACATCTACGCGTTCATCGGGCTGAAGGACGTCACGACCGGCGACACCCTGTGCGACATCTCCGCACCGGTGGTCCTCGAGTCGATGACGTTCCCGGAGCCCGTCATCGACGTGGCGATCGAGCCGAAGACGAAGGGCGACCAGGAGAAGCTGGGCGTCGCGATCCAGAAGCTCGCCGAGGAGGACCCGACGTTCCGGGTCCGCCACGACGACGAGACCGGCCAGACCGTCATCGGCGGCATGGGCGAGCTCCACCTCGACATCCTCGTCGACCGCATGCGTCGCGAGTTCAAGGTCGAGGCGAACGTCGGCAAGCCGCAGGTGGCGTACCGCGAGACGATCCGTCGCTCGGTCGAGAAGATCGACTACGTCCACAAGAAGCAGACCGGTGGGTCGGGCCAGTACGCCAAGGTGCAGATGACCTTCGCGCCGCTGGACCCTGCCGAGGGCGAGCTGTACGAGTTCGAGAACAAGGTCACCGGTGGTCGCATCCCGCGGGAGTACATCCCGTCGGTCGACGCCGGCATCCAGAGCGCGATGGAGCTCGGCGTCCTGGCGGGCTTCCCGCTCGTGGGCGTCAAGGCCACGCTGCTCGACGGCGCTGCGCACGACGTCGACTCCTCGGAGATGGCGTTCAAGATCGCGGGCTCGATGATCCTCAAGGAAGCCGTCCGCAAGGCCGACCCGGTCCTGCTGGAGCCGGTCATGGCCGTCGAGGTGCGCACGCCCGAGGACTACATGGGTGAGGTCATCGGCGACATCAACTCCCGCCGAGGCATGATCCAGTCCATGGAGGACGCGACCGGCGTCAAGGTGATCCGGGCCCAGGTCCCGCTCTCCGAGATGTTCGGCTACGTCGGCGACCTGCGGTCGAAGACCCAGGGTCGTGCCGTGTACTCGATGCAGTTCGACAGCTACGCCGAGGTTCCTCGTAACGTTGCCGAGGAGATCATCAAGAAGACCCGGGGCGAGTAGGTCCCACAGGTCGACACCTGAAGTACCAACCACCCGACCCGTAGGACCGAACGCTCCCGGCCGTGCCAGCATGGCCGGGAGCGATCCGGAAATCTCTACCAGAGTCCTGAGGAGGACCCACAGTGGGCAAGGCGAAGTTCGAGCGCACCAAGCCGCACGTCAACATCGGCACGATCGGTCACGTCGACCACGGCAAGACCACGCTGACGGCCGCGATCTCGAAGGTGCTGCACGACAAGTACCCCGACCTCAACCCCTTCACGCCGTTCGACGAGATCGACAAGGCGCCGGAGGAGAAGCAGCGCGGTATCACGATCAACATCGCGCACGTGGAGTACCAGACGGAGAAGCGTCACTACGCGCACGTCGACGCTCCGGGTCACGCGGACTACATCAAGAACATGATCACGGGTGCGGCGCAGATGGACGGCGCGATCCTCGTGGTCGCGGCGACCGACGGCCCGATGGCCCAGACGCGCGAGCACGTCCTGCTCGCCCGTCAGGTCGGCGTCCCGTACCTGCTCGTCGCGCTCAACAAGACCGACATGGTCGACGACGAGGAGATCCTCGAGCTCGTCGAGGTCGAGGTCCGCGAGCTGCTCAGCGCGCAGGGCTTCGCCGGCGACGACGTCCCCGTCGTGCGCGTCTCGGGCCTCAAGGCCCTCGAGGGCGACCCGGTCTGGGTCAAGTCCGTCGAGGACCTGCTGGACGCGGTCGACGAGAGCGTCCCGGACCCGGTCCGCGACATCGACAAGCCGTTCCTCATGCCCATCGAGGACGTCTTCACGATCACCGGTCGTGGCACCGTCGTCACCGGTCGCGTGGAGCGCGGCAAGCTCAAGGTAAACGAGGAGGTGGAGATCGTCGGCATCAAGGAGAAGGCGATCAAGACCACGGTCACCGGCGTCGAGATGTTCCGCAAGCTGCTCGACTACGCCGAGGCCGGCGAGAACGTCGGTCTGCTCCTCCGCGGCACGAAGCGCGAGGAGGTCGAGCGCGGCCAGGTCGTCGTCAAGCCCGGCTCGATCACGCCGCACACCGAGTTCGAGGGCCAGGTCTACATCCTGGCGAAGGACGAGGGTGGCCGTCACAACCCGTTCTACGGGAACTACCGCCCCCAGTTCTACTTCCGCACCACGGACGTCACCGGCGTCATCACGCTGCCCGAGGGCACCGAGATGGTCATGCCCGGCGACAACACCGAGATCTCGGTCCAGCTGATCCAGCCGATCGCGATGGAGGAGGGCCTCGGCTTCGCCATCCGTGAGGGTGGCCGGACCGTCGGTTCGGGTCGCGTCATCAAGATCATCAAGTGATCTGACGAAGGGCCCGGGTGCTCGCACCCGGGCCCTTCGCATGCCCCCGGTCGTCCGGCGGGAGCCGCGGCCGCCGGTCGGTCGCCGGCCTCGAGCGGGTCGGCCCCACCGCCCCGGCGGCGGGTGACGGGGGAGCGTTCCTCGGGTGTGCAGCGTCACTCGCGGCAGGGATTGGAGTTCCTGCGGGGGATCTGGCACACTAGCGAGGTTGCCCGGTGAGGGTGCGCGCCACTGTGCACACGCAAGTGTGCGGATCTGCGCGGGGTT
The Cellulomonas sp. NS3 DNA segment above includes these coding regions:
- the rpsG gene encoding 30S ribosomal protein S7, with translation MPRKGPAPKRPLVIDPVYGSPVVTQLINKVLLDGKKSVAEHIVYGALEGVREKTQGDPVVVLKRALENVRPALEVRSRRVGGATYQVPVEVRPVRSTTLALRWLTDYSRARREKTMTERLMNEILDASNGLGAAVKRREDMHKMAESNKAFAHYRW
- the fusA gene encoding elongation factor G; translation: MALDVLTDLNKVRNIGIMAHIDAGKTTTTERILFYTGVNYKIGETHDGASTMDWMEQEQERGITITSAATTCYWKNNQINIIDTPGHVDFTVEVERSLRVLDGAVAVFDGKEGVEPQSETVWRQADKYEVPRICFVNKMDKLGADFYFTVKTIVDRLKAKPLVIQLPIGSENDFIGVVDLVEQKALVWRGETALGEEYSTEDIPADLVEKAEQYRAELIEAVAETDEALLEKYLGGEELTVAEIKAGIRKLTVASEAYPVLCGSAFKNKGVQPMLDAVIDYLPTPLDVPAVQGHDVRDEEIVVERHPDSTEPFSALAFKVASHPFFGKLTYVRVYSGKVSQGAQVLNATKGKKERIGKLFQMHSNKENPVEDATAGHIYAFIGLKDVTTGDTLCDISAPVVLESMTFPEPVIDVAIEPKTKGDQEKLGVAIQKLAEEDPTFRVRHDDETGQTVIGGMGELHLDILVDRMRREFKVEANVGKPQVAYRETIRRSVEKIDYVHKKQTGGSGQYAKVQMTFAPLDPAEGELYEFENKVTGGRIPREYIPSVDAGIQSAMELGVLAGFPLVGVKATLLDGAAHDVDSSEMAFKIAGSMILKEAVRKADPVLLEPVMAVEVRTPEDYMGEVIGDINSRRGMIQSMEDATGVKVIRAQVPLSEMFGYVGDLRSKTQGRAVYSMQFDSYAEVPRNVAEEIIKKTRGE
- the tuf gene encoding elongation factor Tu; the protein is MGKAKFERTKPHVNIGTIGHVDHGKTTLTAAISKVLHDKYPDLNPFTPFDEIDKAPEEKQRGITINIAHVEYQTEKRHYAHVDAPGHADYIKNMITGAAQMDGAILVVAATDGPMAQTREHVLLARQVGVPYLLVALNKTDMVDDEEILELVEVEVRELLSAQGFAGDDVPVVRVSGLKALEGDPVWVKSVEDLLDAVDESVPDPVRDIDKPFLMPIEDVFTITGRGTVVTGRVERGKLKVNEEVEIVGIKEKAIKTTVTGVEMFRKLLDYAEAGENVGLLLRGTKREEVERGQVVVKPGSITPHTEFEGQVYILAKDEGGRHNPFYGNYRPQFYFRTTDVTGVITLPEGTEMVMPGDNTEISVQLIQPIAMEEGLGFAIREGGRTVGSGRVIKIIK